The Thiorhodovibrio litoralis genome includes a window with the following:
- a CDS encoding precorrin-8X methylmutase, with product MHYQRNPDAIYRESFAIIRAEADLSRIPPDLEPLAVRVAHACGMPNIVDDLEFSPDAGTAGRAALEAGAPILCDSRMVAYGITRARLPTDNAILCTLDDPRVPELAREMNNTRSAAALELWQEHLQGALVAIGNAPTALFRLLEMLDAGCPRPALILGFPVGFVGAAESKAELAANSRGIPFVAVRGRRGGSAMATAAINALGRDIQYRVGSPA from the coding sequence ATGCACTACCAACGCAACCCCGACGCCATTTACCGCGAATCCTTCGCCATCATCCGTGCCGAAGCGGATCTGTCGCGCATCCCGCCCGATCTCGAGCCCCTGGCGGTGCGCGTGGCCCATGCCTGCGGTATGCCGAACATCGTCGATGACCTGGAATTCTCCCCCGATGCAGGCACCGCCGGACGCGCGGCGCTGGAGGCCGGCGCGCCCATCCTGTGCGACAGCCGCATGGTCGCCTATGGCATCACCCGCGCGCGCTTGCCGACGGACAATGCCATCCTCTGTACCTTGGATGATCCGCGCGTGCCGGAACTGGCCCGTGAGATGAACAACACCCGCTCCGCCGCCGCACTCGAGCTGTGGCAGGAGCATCTGCAGGGCGCCTTGGTCGCCATTGGCAATGCACCGACCGCGCTCTTCCGGCTGCTGGAAATGCTTGATGCCGGCTGCCCGCGCCCGGCGTTGATTCTCGGTTTTCCGGTCGGCTTCGTCGGCGCGGCCGAGTCCAAGGCCGAGTTGGCGGCCAACAGTCGCGGCATTCCCTTTGTCGCCGTGCGCGGGCGCCGAGGCGGCAGCGCCATGGCTACCGCCGCCATCAATGCCCTCGGCCGCGACATCCAATATCGCGTTGGGTCCCCAGCCTGA
- a CDS encoding cobalt-precorrin-6A reductase, whose protein sequence is MKANKLPRRVLILGGVTEGYLLAEALVDQTRFHPISSLAGRTEHPRTPVGETRIGGFGGVDGLRAFLRERDIDAVVDATHPFADTMGQHAALACEGAPGNKKTPLLRLERPAWMPQPGDQWYPVADWDQAIAVLKAQGARRVLLALGARELAPFSTLTYTWFLARTVTRPDPMPPFVAAELLVARGPFGLDQELKLLRDHQIDTIVCRNSGGDGAAAKLTAARELGVQVIMRERPPRPPLPTVATVAEALDWLGEM, encoded by the coding sequence ATGAAGGCGAACAAGCTGCCGCGAAGAGTGTTGATCCTTGGTGGCGTGACCGAGGGGTATCTCTTGGCTGAAGCCCTGGTTGATCAGACGCGGTTTCATCCCATCAGTTCGCTGGCCGGGCGCACCGAGCATCCGCGCACCCCGGTCGGTGAGACCCGTATCGGCGGTTTCGGTGGCGTCGATGGCCTGCGCGCATTCTTGCGAGAGCGTGACATCGATGCCGTTGTGGATGCGACCCATCCCTTCGCCGACACCATGGGCCAGCATGCCGCGCTGGCCTGCGAGGGGGCGCCGGGAAACAAAAAAACCCCGTTGCTGCGTCTGGAGCGCCCGGCCTGGATGCCGCAACCGGGCGATCAATGGTATCCGGTAGCCGATTGGGATCAGGCAATCGCCGTGCTGAAAGCGCAGGGCGCGCGCCGGGTCTTGCTGGCGCTGGGTGCGCGCGAGCTGGCCCCCTTCAGCACGCTGACCTATACCTGGTTTCTGGCGCGCACCGTGACCCGCCCTGATCCCATGCCGCCCTTTGTCGCAGCCGAGCTCTTGGTTGCCCGTGGCCCTTTTGGGTTGGACCAGGAACTCAAACTCCTGCGCGACCACCAGATCGACACCATCGTCTGCCGGAACAGCGGCGGCGATGGCGCTGCCGCGAAGCTAACGGCAGCGCGCGAGCTCGGTGTTCAGGTCATCATGCGCGAGCGCCCACCGCGTCCGCCACTGCCCACCGTTGCCACGGTCGCCGAGGCGCTGGATTGGCTCGGCGAGATGTGA
- a CDS encoding Uma2 family endonuclease, translating to MSVTAEQFAQLMPAPGQLLSDEPEMESSLHYQQLALLVSCLEWYWREQQDFFVGANLTVYYSQQQLKHRDFRGPDFFLVRDTEPTQRKSWVVWEEGGRYPDLIIELLSDSTATVDRGEKKDLYQNVFRTPEYFWFSPDTLEFDGFRLLNKRYLPIAPNKRGQLWSSVLGLFLGIADGQLRYFERSGALVPSLPESVLRERALLEEARARVAEEREHFKREHERAERLAERLRALGVDLPPDA from the coding sequence ATGTCGGTGACCGCGGAACAATTCGCACAGCTGATGCCGGCACCCGGACAACTCTTAAGCGACGAGCCGGAAATGGAAAGCAGTCTGCATTATCAGCAGCTCGCCTTGCTGGTGAGCTGTCTCGAGTGGTATTGGCGCGAACAACAAGATTTTTTCGTCGGCGCCAATCTGACCGTCTATTACAGCCAACAGCAGCTGAAGCATCGCGATTTTCGCGGACCGGACTTTTTTCTGGTCCGCGACACCGAGCCGACCCAGCGCAAGTCCTGGGTGGTGTGGGAAGAAGGTGGCCGCTATCCGGATTTGATCATCGAGCTGCTATCGGATTCAACCGCCACGGTGGATCGCGGCGAGAAAAAAGATCTTTATCAAAATGTTTTCCGCACCCCTGAGTATTTCTGGTTCTCGCCCGACACCTTGGAATTTGACGGCTTCCGGCTGTTGAACAAGCGCTATCTGCCGATCGCCCCGAATAAGCGCGGCCAACTCTGGAGCAGCGTGCTGGGACTCTTCTTGGGAATCGCGGATGGGCAGCTGCGCTACTTCGAGCGTTCCGGCGCCCTAGTACCCAGCCTGCCCGAGTCCGTTTTGCGTGAGCGCGCGCTGCTGGAAGAGGCACGCGCCCGCGTTGCCGAGGAACGGGAACATTTCAAGCGGGAGCACGAGCGCGCCGAGCGGCTCGCCGAGCGCCTGCGCGCCTTGGGCGTCGACCTACCACCAGACGCTTGA
- a CDS encoding precorrin-3B C(17)-methyltransferase: MILIPGETWPAIKSGAALVPVTSPEEQLEVMADAAYPDAIKPDELNPKAPETAELNPIEPHSHAPVVQDEGSDYQTLQASTTTQAAPSLQRSASPKGRLAVVGLGPGAPEWLTPEAHAAIEQAEDILGYETYLRLAETLKGPFRPDQRVMPSDNRQELERARTALELAASGRRVVLLSSGDPGIFAMASAVLEALDSRPLPERNPAAQDQGQDQKQTQEQSQEQLRNPASNPMANPTWNPAWQEVPLEILPGISAAQALAARVGAPLGHDFCVLSLSDNLKPWDVIERRLRLAAEADLVIALYNPRSRARPDALGQALDILRALKAPTTPVALGHDIGRADERTRVLTLAALDPQDVDMRTVLIIGSSGTRTFPGTAGDDWVYTPRWSL; encoded by the coding sequence ATGATCCTGATTCCTGGCGAGACCTGGCCCGCGATTAAATCTGGCGCCGCGCTGGTGCCGGTGACCAGCCCCGAGGAACAGCTCGAAGTGATGGCGGACGCGGCTTACCCCGATGCCATCAAACCAGATGAGCTAAATCCAAAAGCACCGGAAACCGCTGAGCTGAACCCCATCGAACCACATTCGCACGCACCAGTAGTGCAGGACGAGGGGAGCGACTATCAGACGCTGCAGGCATCCACCACCACGCAAGCCGCGCCTTCGCTGCAGCGGTCGGCCAGCCCCAAAGGTCGACTTGCGGTGGTGGGCTTGGGCCCCGGCGCCCCGGAATGGCTCACACCCGAGGCACACGCCGCTATCGAACAGGCCGAGGACATTCTCGGCTATGAAACCTATCTCCGCCTGGCCGAAACGCTGAAGGGTCCCTTTCGACCCGATCAGCGAGTGATGCCATCGGACAATCGCCAGGAGCTCGAGCGCGCCCGTACCGCGCTGGAACTGGCCGCCAGCGGGCGGCGAGTGGTGCTGCTGTCCTCTGGAGACCCCGGCATTTTTGCCATGGCCAGCGCGGTGCTCGAGGCCCTCGACAGCCGCCCGTTACCCGAGCGCAACCCGGCGGCCCAAGACCAAGGTCAAGACCAAAAACAGACCCAAGAGCAGAGCCAAGAACAACTGCGCAACCCAGCTTCGAACCCGATGGCGAATCCAACGTGGAATCCCGCTTGGCAAGAGGTCCCACTCGAGATTCTGCCCGGCATCTCCGCCGCCCAAGCATTGGCCGCGCGCGTCGGCGCCCCCCTCGGCCATGACTTTTGCGTGCTGTCACTATCCGACAACCTCAAACCCTGGGATGTGATCGAGCGACGCCTGCGCCTGGCGGCGGAGGCCGACCTGGTCATCGCGCTCTACAACCCACGCTCGCGCGCTCGCCCCGATGCCCTCGGTCAAGCACTCGACATCCTGCGCGCCCTGAAAGCCCCCACCACTCCGGTCGCGCTCGGCCATGACATCGGCCGCGCCGACGAGCGCACCCGGGTGCTGACGCTCGCCGCGCTGGACCCGCAGGACGTCGACATGCGCACCGTGCTGATCATCGGTTCATCTGGCACCCGCACCTTTCCCGGCACGGCCGGCGACGACTGGGTCTATACGCCGCGTTGGTCTCTTTAG
- the tcuB gene encoding tricarballylate utilization 4Fe-4S protein TcuB, producing the protein MSAAEPVVEGAAVDASAAATEAQRILAICNICGYCNGFCPVFDAARERPAPHRGDLSYLAHLCHACRNCLESCQYAPPHAFGVNVPRTLERLRWLDYADYVWPKPLARLMRAGMVLGSKADFALFLKLFLAMIVPLLMGFWWLPWSQLTQPALGPGGFYRIVPFPLMVCLGVATLGWALLSIGVSLVRFWRAIGGGRPAVRLTWSGLSAVLWDLASLRHLDGGGAGCTDSHSPLAPARRWLHQLLVLGFLCCFAATVVAAFWHHVLERVAPYPIGSLPVVLGLVGGLLMLASALGLWWLRRRTNPLALAPERKGGEISATLWLLAVVLSGLALLVWRGTSAMGLLLLAHLGFVYGFFLLLPASKFVHAGYRLLAVLRLRLEQRNIDADTSRRG; encoded by the coding sequence ATGTCCGCGGCTGAGCCTGTTGTCGAGGGCGCCGCGGTGGATGCATCCGCAGCAGCAACAGAAGCGCAACGGATACTCGCGATCTGCAACATCTGCGGCTATTGCAACGGTTTTTGCCCGGTATTCGACGCCGCGCGTGAGCGCCCGGCACCGCACAGGGGCGACCTGAGCTATCTGGCGCACCTCTGCCACGCCTGTCGCAATTGCCTGGAATCCTGCCAGTACGCGCCACCACATGCTTTCGGCGTGAATGTGCCGCGCACCCTGGAGCGGCTGCGCTGGCTGGACTATGCCGATTACGTCTGGCCGAAACCATTGGCCAGGCTGATGAGAGCAGGTATGGTTTTAGGGTCAAAGGCAGATTTCGCGCTGTTCTTGAAACTTTTCTTGGCAATGATTGTGCCCTTGCTGATGGGGTTTTGGTGGCTGCCCTGGTCGCAATTGACCCAGCCTGCGCTGGGGCCAGGCGGCTTTTACCGCATCGTGCCCTTTCCGCTGATGGTGTGTCTGGGTGTGGCGACGCTCGGCTGGGCATTGCTGTCAATCGGAGTCAGTTTGGTGCGCTTTTGGCGAGCGATTGGCGGCGGGCGACCCGCAGTGCGACTGACTTGGTCTGGGCTGAGCGCTGTGCTGTGGGATCTCGCGAGCCTGCGACATCTCGATGGCGGCGGTGCGGGCTGCACCGACTCCCACTCCCCGCTCGCGCCGGCACGGCGGTGGTTGCACCAGTTGCTGGTACTCGGGTTCTTGTGCTGCTTCGCCGCCACTGTGGTGGCCGCTTTCTGGCATCACGTCCTGGAACGCGTGGCGCCCTATCCGATAGGCAGTCTGCCTGTGGTGCTTGGCTTGGTTGGCGGTCTATTGATGCTGGCGAGTGCGCTCGGTCTCTGGTGGCTGCGGCGGCGAACCAATCCGCTGGCGTTGGCGCCGGAGCGAAAGGGTGGCGAGATTTCGGCAACCCTGTGGCTGCTGGCCGTGGTGCTGAGCGGACTGGCGCTGTTGGTCTGGCGCGGAACCTCGGCCATGGGCCTGTTGCTGCTCGCGCATCTGGGTTTCGTCTACGGGTTTTTTCTGCTGCTGCCGGCCAGCAAATTCGTCCATGCCGGTTATCGGCTGCTGGCCGTGCTGCGGTTGCGGCTGGAGCAAAGGAACATCGATGCGGACACCAGCCGTCGCGGATAA
- the cobF gene encoding precorrin-6A synthase (deacetylating), translated as MKTLSLIGIGPGGPDLVTQQAIAAMRAVDVFFLLDKAGPDGNHGKVSLIAAREAIMVRYLQPGQYRVVHAQSPARERATDGYLEVVRDWHARKRALFAELIERELEDGQTGALLIWGDPSLYDQSVSLFAELAAEMATAKAPATPEPLRLEVIPGLTAVQVLTARHAIPLNRVGEPIVITTGRQLEQCDPGTVDNTVVMLDGRGAFRHCLGQGLLVYWGGNLGTNDEVLIAGPLDAVADDILTTLEHLRKERGWVMDTYLLRRPLP; from the coding sequence ATGAAAACACTCTCCTTAATTGGCATAGGCCCCGGCGGCCCGGATCTGGTCACTCAGCAGGCCATCGCGGCCATGCGCGCGGTGGATGTCTTTTTTCTGCTCGACAAGGCCGGGCCTGATGGCAATCACGGCAAAGTGAGCCTGATCGCCGCGCGCGAGGCGATCATGGTACGTTACCTCCAACCGGGTCAGTATCGGGTCGTGCATGCCCAAAGCCCAGCGCGCGAACGCGCTACCGATGGCTATCTGGAGGTGGTGCGCGACTGGCACGCACGCAAGCGGGCGCTCTTTGCCGAGTTGATTGAGCGTGAGCTCGAAGACGGCCAAACCGGCGCGCTACTGATCTGGGGCGATCCGTCGCTCTATGACCAAAGCGTCAGCCTCTTTGCCGAACTGGCCGCCGAAATGGCTACCGCTAAGGCCCCAGCAACCCCAGAACCCCTGCGCCTTGAAGTGATTCCCGGCCTGACCGCGGTGCAGGTACTAACCGCCCGTCATGCCATCCCGCTCAACCGCGTCGGCGAGCCCATTGTCATCACCACCGGCCGCCAGCTCGAACAATGCGATCCAGGCACTGTCGATAACACCGTGGTTATGCTCGATGGCCGCGGCGCCTTCCGCCATTGTCTCGGCCAGGGGCTTTTAGTCTACTGGGGCGGCAATCTCGGTACCAACGACGAGGTCTTGATCGCCGGCCCGCTCGATGCCGTCGCCGACGATATTCTCACCACCCTGGAGCACCTGCGTAAAGAACGCGGCTGGGTGATGGACACCTACCTGTTGCGCCGGCCACTGCCCTAA